TTGCCACAGTATTCTACATAAATGTTAAATTTCAGAATAAAATAGGCTAGACATATACATATTACATGCTTCAAACCTAATAGATATAATATAAACCATTCACATGCCTCTACCTAACAACTTAAACTTTTAGGAAAAGTGGTTTATGACAAACCCTAAAGACGCTCATGTGTTGTGTTAGGAGAGTAAAATGTAAACCATTTGTATTTTTACCTAAAAGAGTAACCATTATGGGAAAGATCATAAATAACAACAGTAACTAAATAAAGATGAAAAAAATACGGCGGGAGATAACATTACAAAAAGAGATGACACAAcattacttaaaaaaataataccaccacacaaaaagatataaataaataaacacagAAGAACATAAATGGAAGAAATGGCCATACTTAAGTGCTTGAAGAGGTTTACTAGGAAATGAAGGAAGTGAACTCTCCAAATCCTGAAGATTGTTAAAGCCATCCTGAGAATAAGATGCACCCCAGATGATAAAATGCATTtgtagataataataataataataataataataataataataataattaataaataatagaaaggTTAAGAGATCAAAAAGAACATAAACTGAAGTGAAGATTTcaagaaataaataaagaattttttgggcAATATCAGTACCTCTTTGTCCAGTGTGGGTGCAACATCTGAATGATTAGCTGATACAGAAGATAGACCATCTGCTGGGACCCTTTCGTCATCAGATCTATCTTTTTGCTTCTTGTCTATATCTGGATCTTCTGCATTTGGCACTCCATCATCTTGAATCTGTATGCAAAGGACAAAGAAAATAATAACCAGTAATGCGCAACTTTCCACCTAGCTAAAGTAAATAAAGGAGAAAAAGTGGGAAGGTACTACTTACGAGAGCAGCTTGACTTTTTAAATCCTCCAGGTTAAAATTCCAGGCACTAATTCCTCGAATATATTCTTTCTGTAAACACAACAATTAAAAATCACATATAATGTATTCTTAAATCATCAAGGACTAGTAATAAAACATAGATACAAAATTGATACAGGCATCCAGTAAACATGTACTTAACATTGAATAATACACAGCAGTCATGAAAATCACCACCTTGCATACACTATAACCAAAATGATTGTATACTTCAGAATTTAACATGAACCAACCTGAGACAATTGCTCCTTATCTTCATAAAGAGCCTTGTTCTGAACCAGTAAATCTGCCTCTTTTGCCTGGAACACGAGGTCAGAGTAATGATAGCAGAAGTGATTTATAAACATAATACAACAATTTGAAAATAAGAAGCAAACCTTCAACATTCTAAAGCGGTCTCCCAATGGAGCAAGGCCATCTAAAATTGTGCGAGCAAGATAGTCAACAGGGCGCGCATGTTTGAAGAAGTGGTGCTTTAAAAGCTTATCTGAACTTGGACGTTTCTTAGGGTCTTTCACTAAGCAGGTGGCAACCAACTCTTTGAAAGACTGAGTAGGGAGGAGGAACAATTAATATATGAATAACCTTCACAAGTGACAGACAcaacaaaatttttgttaaaacaCCACAAACCTTTGAAAATCTCTTGTCTCTTTCATAATCAAGACCAGGAGGGGCATTTTGCAAAGTCATAAGCAAAACCTACATCCAGAAAAATAAGGTAAATATTCAACTAAGTTCATGGACTAAAGCAGAGAAGTGGTACTAACAAGTAAATTTTAAGATAAATGAATTACTTTCATTGGTGGATATTTGGAAAATGGGGCATGACCATGAGCAAGTTCAAGTGCTGTTATGCCAAATGACCATATATCTGCTCTGTTAATAGATACCAAAatataagagaaaataaaaagaactcATCAAATATTGCAATATcagattaagaataaaaattccTAAGTTCatcaaaaacaagaaatatttatttaaagGGACAAAAAGAAGCCCAACAGGGATAGGTAGAAGGGAAGACACTCACTTAAAATCATATCCATGTAATTGCTGCATAACCTCAGGAGCCATCCTGATGAAAATAAACACAACTCACAGCTTCAGCGATCATATTCACATGACTAGCCAGATTTAATATGAAACTACAATAAAGGATTATAGCAACTAAATGGTACCAGCAGGGTGTTCCAACAAAAGTATTTCTTGATCGTTGCCTATCTCCAGTATCAAACATACATGCTGACACTCCAAAGTCAGCTAGTTTGACTGCACCATTAGAATCAATCAAAATATTCCCAGCCTGCATAGTTAAGTATGTTTAAAAGAAAGGGGaaagaagcaaagaaagaaaataagacatATGTAGGCTTGTAAAGAAAATGGAGAGAGAATTCATGCAAACAAAAGGAATGAATTGGTAGATTCAAATAGGCTTTACAAGCGCCAAAGAAACAGGTGCAAGTTCTGCAAAAACTGAGACTCAATCACACATTTCACCTAGGATTTTGACTACAATCCTAACTCTCAGATTCCGAATATTCATATCAAATGGTTGCATGTTTCAAAATTGGTAAGAATGGATGTTTGTCAAGATGCAGCCCAATACCTTAACATCTCTGTGTATGTGACCATGGTCATGAAGATAGACTAGTGCTTTGAGAACTTCACGAAGTAAAGTAGCAATAACAGGCTCTTCAAAACCCTCGGGAAAGGCAGATTTCATTATATGAAGGCAAGAACCCCCAGCCATGTATGGCATCACAACCCAAAGATTGTGTCCAGCAGTAAAAGAGCAATGTGCTCGTAGAAGATTCGGATGGTCAATCAAGCTCATGGTCTGTACCTCCCTCCTAATTCCATCCTGCATAATTTGCATAGATATCATTGAGAATGTATTCAATCTGACAGCTATGGAATACACACTTGCAAGTATCAGCAAACAATCTAGTATCTAATAATTGAACTAATAAAGGAAATTATCCTtgtattattaatataaaaaaatttctatccTTGTATTAAAGCAAATGACACCACACGTAACAAGACATTTGAATTCAATAAGTTTAACAACTAATTGGACTGGAAATGCATAATTTATCACCAAGCAGTGTAATGATGACTGGAATCTTTTTTTTCCCTATTTCTACAAGCCACATTGAACCAAAAGAtgcattaaaaaattatataaaaagataaatacaGTAAAATCTGAAAACAACATAGCAACTCTTTATACATAGATTAAATGGAATACTGGGATTGTAAGGAGCCACACAAATAACCTAATTCAATGGCAGCTTAGCAAGCCAAGCAATGCGCATTTActacaaacaaatttttgttgcACAGAAAATAGAAATACTCAATGGTATGACAAATAACCAAATATGCAATAAAATTTGTCACACATAAATCTGAAAaccaaaaaatttcaaatttcataaGAATCTAGCTTACATACCAAATCATTGTTGCACTTCTCGAGATCAAGAACCTTGATGGCAACTATTTCATTGAGTGGAATGCAGAGAGCCCTGTATACTGAGGCACTAACACCTTCACCAACTTCTTCATATAACTTGTAATCTTTGGCATTAAGAGGAAATCGTTTTTCTGATATATGCTCCATTTTTCTTCTTATATCATAACATCAAAATGTACCACTGACCAAAAGATACATAATGCAGAGGTGAAACCAATGTTATAATACTTTCAGGTTGGTAGCACTTTTCCTTTGAACAAACCAAAGGATCAAATGCATCTGAAGAtgcacttttttatttttccttccCAGTATTTCTTTTCAACTTCAATGATATATTTAACATGGTAATGTTCTCATTcaaaactaattaatattacGGAACTCAAATATCTGAGCATACTGATGTGCTAGTCGACCAGCTTTGTGAGACAAATTGAATAGGCATGTGTCACAGAACTAAACTAGCATGAGACAAGAACTGCACATAACTTATTAGTAGTATGGTAGCTGAACTGCATCAAGTCAATCTCCAATATCTGCAGCATAGATGGCAAAAACAGACCTACTAGTCAAGAAAATTGAACAATTATCCTTACGGGTGAAAAATTGATACTGAACAGAATTACAAGAGAATATTATTTGAGAGAGGGGCAGAGATACATGCACATATACAAAACTAATGTTCTGTAAAATAGAGCGCACGAGCTCTTTTTGTTATGAACTAAGAAGTACTATATATTTGAAAGTTATATGCATTCAGAGGAGAGTTTCTTGTAGGACACCATATACCAAAAGTAAAGGATATATGTTTCTTCAGTTTGTCATATAATTAGAACAAATGGAAGTTGACAGCCAGCATATGCAGCTTTAAAGCTGAAAGAACTTACAAAGAGAATCATTCCTTCCTTTTCGGAATATCTAATTATCTTATTCTCATTTTTCACACAATTCTGAACTATGTGGCCTGTGGCTAGGACTAACTAACCATAACGTATACCAAATCCACAATCTAACTCAATTTATGCCATTATtccttttgtttgttttttgcTCTGTTTTTCGTCTGAATGATATTCTTCTTTTATCAAAAAAAGAAATACTTCACTTTAAAGCACCTTATCAACAATACCAATACCCCTATAGTTCCATCCTTTGACCAACCGTCAACACAAAAATCCCCaataaaagtataaactatcatCTGTATATTCCAAAACCTATAAAAATACAGCCCATTGAACATGGTTGATtttcctattttatgttttcctTGCAGCACAAGAAAAGTACTCATATCAGAAAACGAGTTTGGTAAGTAACTCATTACTCCATTCCCCCTATAAAATGAAAACTGCCTTCTTACAAATATACTACCCTTTTTTTTCCCCAAAAGTGATGCAACATAGAGGATAAACACATTTTAGACTGTAGAAGCGAGTTGTCAACattcaacaataacaacaacaaacaAAAATGGATGAATAACACCATTGCGCAATATCAAGGATGTTTTCAACAATGCCCATAAATAGAGCTTCCATATTGTCATCCATCCAGGAGCATCAAAACAAATACCCAAAGAGGTTATAAACTATCATCTATATATTGCAAATCCTAAGGACATGCTTTACTTCCTACTTTGTGCTTGCCTTGTCAGGATAATAATGTCATCGAATCAGAAAATGAGTTTGGTAAGTAATTCACTACATAGGTTGCTGAAAATTTTACTCTTTTATAAATAAGCAAATAAATGTAATAAATACGTTCCGCACTTCAAGAAACACAGACACAATTAAATTTTTTCCCTCTTCCATCAAACATTCATACAAACTACTTTGGTTGCTCCCAACTGTGCAGAGGTATCTTGAAGAGAAAAATTGTATGTGAAGAATTTAATTTGTGTTATATTCTATGTGCATGAAATTGAACTGTTGGTTGAACTAGTTGCGTACGGATACAAATGAACACgtaaggaaagaaaagaaatttcAACATTTAAAAACCCTAACACATTCTGTAATGGTtttaagagaaacaaaattaagTGTAGAAAATTATAGAAATGGAAAGTTGAAAACGGTTTCTAAACCAAAGGCAAACAGTTTTCGATCAGGTATAATTCTTCCTTCTTTACTAATTTGATTCACAATCAGATAATGGAAGGAAATTCAAGCTAGTCGTTCAAAGctcaataaaattcatttaaGTTATCACATTCCAAGGAACTCATCAATGAACACTTACACAAATTTGAAATCGGGTGTAAATTAATGGCAAAGTTAGGAATAACAACACCTGAAGTTGATGTATATACAGAAAAATTCCTAAAACTTGAATGTCATTTACCCCCCAAAAATAACGAAGATGAGATTCTACATAATTTAAAAAGCTAAGCTGGCACAGAAACATCATTTGAATAGGTAGTCCATGCAAATTTATCTCCCATGAGCCTGCCATATGTTCAAGCCCCCAGTGTTCTTGGAGGTGGATTATGGATCTCATGTCCACTTTTGGGAGAACCATGGTCTAGGAGATTTGCACTTTAGATATGCCTTTCTATGTCTTCCTTATCTTTCTCCCTTATATAATTGAGTTAtccgaagaagaagaagaagaaaaaaaaacagcgacaaaaaaaaaagcgaaaaaaaaaaaaaagaaaaaccctACATTTTGAGATtctctttttaataaaattccaaATGTAAGCTTAATGGGAGAGGAAATTTTCTGCATTCAGGTTTCTATTTGATCTCCTGGACTCTATTGGTCTTCTAACCTACATAAAAGAGAAGTGATCCTTCTACTCTTCTGAGGTATGATCATGAAATCATTGTCTACTCCTTGCAGTTGAATAGATCTACTTGCTCTTTTATAAACCCCTCAAGAAATCCAAAACCTCCACTAAGGTCAAGTCCTTATATTAGGACTATTGGTGCATAATATGTGTGTTGTATATGTGCGTTGTTTAGGAGCTCGCATAAAACCAGTTCCAATATTACTCTCACATTGGTCTCCAAACATTCTTCCAAGGAATTATTCCTTGGAACAGTGGATGTGACCGATGTCGTTGGACTAGTTTTCCATGACTACCTTTCATGGCTCTGGAAGAAGTAAAGAGGGCCAGGCACTTTCTGTTTGAAGAATAACTCCCGAATTATGAGTTTCAATGGATTTATGGGTGCACTTGTTTCAACTTATTTTAACAAAAACTTTGACCAAAAATCAACTACAACATATttgtataaatttataataaaaatttcaaaaatcgcAGTGTTCCGCTTTTTTGAAAAAGCCAAACAGAATAGCTCGAGTAAAATCAATTGTCAACATTGTTCAATTATATCAAGGACAAGTCAGGAATTTTAGCTTCTATTTGGTGTAAAGCACCTAACCACCTTAAGGGGCTTCCCCAACTGAGTGGTGGACAACTTTTCTCGATTgatctttcctctttttatatTGCTTCGTCTATTTTTCTCTTACATTATATAGTAATTAAGCTCCAAATTCCTTGTATTTTTATCATCCACCTTAGAGAAATTCTCCTTTAAACTAGAGAGCCCTCACCTAGGCATTTCTTTTTccccatgattgagaagatattcTAAGATTCATTAAATCTCCTTAGCATACAGTAAGCAAAGCAAAATAACCTAGTTAAAATAACCTAGTTGTCCATTCATCACTCTTTGGAAACAAAACAAAGTAGTTACTAAACATTCCAATACAATAGTTCCTAAACTACTTCTACTTCAAACAACAAGAATAATGTCTAAACTCAGCTCATTTATGCTTAAATCTCTTGTGGCCAACTCATTCAGAGTCTTTTGAGGTCTCCCTCTATCCTAGCCAGTGAACTTTTTCCCATCTGTTTCACCATCCTAACCGGATGCTCTTCTAGACTTTCCCCAACATGACCAAACAACCTAGGTTGAGATTTCATCATCTCTTCAATAATAGGTGTTATTCCGAATTCCTAAATTACACCTCCAATTAGAAACTCCACCTAAGTCAAAGATTTCATAGGGAATTCCCAACTTATAATATGAGAATCCAAAAAGCCTTTCCATTTCCCAATGAAATATATGAAATCCAAATATAAGTATAGATTTCTTAGATAATTTTTAGTGCTGCAATGGATTTACGTGATGCATCTCAAATTCAAATACCAAGTCCACACCAAGCCACTAATCCCTAAACTCCAGGCCCCACCCATCCAAAACAAATTGCATCACAGCATAGGCAGCATACTTCTTCCTAGTATATAATCATGTTTAGGCCCCAATCCTTGAGAAAGATAACTCTTTTGAATCCCCAAAATCTACAAGAGATTTTATGACAAGAATAACCTTCACTTAATATCTGCAGGGAACAAGCAGACCTTTAGCAGGATCCCcccaccccccccccccccaaaaaaaaaaaaacccaccAACCCACACACACAAAAAAACAAAGAGCCTCTTTAATTGCTTTTCCACTGTTAACTTGACAAGTTTTTTGTTGTAACCAATAAGATGCAATAAATTGTACCacaaaaaattcattaaaaaatattataaactCAATCCACCAAATTATTCAAGAAATGGCAATTGTAGATATGGATGCAAGTTAGATTCAGAATTCAATTATATGTAATCTACCAACCAAATAAATTGAAGTTTGCCAAAGATCCCCCCAACAAAATTCGcatgatttaatttttcaaaaaactcCATTTCACTCTCTGCTTTTTAACTGCGGCAGCTCATCTCTTTGCTTCAGCATAAAAAATCTACATTCAAATATTCcattacaaaaataaataattaaaaaaaacacaaaattggCCACCAGATGATCAATAAGTTCATTTgatcaacaaaaaaaaaccaACAAAGTCAATGAATTTTCAAAGCAACAACACTCCAATCAGCAGCTAaaataaatatacatataaaattttaatttttaaccaTTTTTCAAGCCGTTAAATGATCCAAAACTGAAATGGGCAACACGTGAATTCGATAAAGTTGATCACAGAAAAGTGTAAACTGAATCGAAAAGTAGCTGAAAAAATCGCAAGCTAAGACAATAGAAGAACGAACCTAGGGTTTGTAGTGAAGAAGGTGGAATTTTTTTTCAGTggagttgaagaacaagtgaatCTGAAACGACCGAGTCAGATAAAAGCAGCCACGAAAAATATATAGATACTCAGAAACGAAGGCGGTGCCCTTTGCGTAGGAAAAGGGTCGAATTGCAGTTCTTCAAGAGTATGGATTTTCCTGATTTTGCTCCTCAAATCAAATTCCTTTCCTTCGGAAAGGGAAAaaaaactctctctctctctctctctgaggCTGAGCTTGTGTTTCTGTGCCAAACAGTTCATTCAACCTTGATTGAATCTGTcacggtttttttttttttttccctctctCAATTATAATACATACAAGTATttatatataacaaaatattataaaataaagactTAATTACTCTCTGTTTGTTagtcattattatttttttcaacaaCAATTTAATATGGTCTTTTACTCTTTTCAAACTATTAAGGTAAGGATCCAACTTTTAGCATGTTATGATTATATTagtagttaaatattattaaaattgtatttatttttaaaaagaggacaAGATAAATACGGagaataaaacacaaaaaacaGAAATATAAAATTCTGTGTTCTTGTATTATGTTTGATGATAAgttagaacaaattatgaaaatttaatttattctgatttttttatttaaaaattttaagaagacaaatataataataaaataatataattataaaaaattaacaaaaatgataaaagaaaaaataaaaaataagttatgtgattgtattttttgttaatgTCTCTGTGTTCTTCCTGTCAGGATGgatacaaaatacactaatttaatattttcagATACAATATTTTTATCTATGTCTCATCTATCAaacacaattttaaaataaatgcagcttaatttatttctc
The genomic region above belongs to Arachis stenosperma cultivar V10309 chromosome 5, arast.V10309.gnm1.PFL2, whole genome shotgun sequence and contains:
- the LOC130980066 gene encoding serine/threonine-protein kinase BLUS1; amino-acid sequence: MEHISEKRFPLNAKDYKLYEEVGEGVSASVYRALCIPLNEIVAIKVLDLEKCNNDLDGIRREVQTMSLIDHPNLLRAHCSFTAGHNLWVVMPYMAGGSCLHIMKSAFPEGFEEPVIATLLREVLKALVYLHDHGHIHRDVKAGNILIDSNGAVKLADFGVSACMFDTGDRQRSRNTFVGTPCWMAPEVMQQLHGYDFKADIWSFGITALELAHGHAPFSKYPPMKVLLMTLQNAPPGLDYERDKRFSKSFKELVATCLVKDPKKRPSSDKLLKHHFFKHARPVDYLARTILDGLAPLGDRFRMLKAKEADLLVQNKALYEDKEQLSQKEYIRGISAWNFNLEDLKSQAALIQDDGVPNAEDPDIDKKQKDRSDDERVPADGLSSVSANHSDVAPTLDKEDGFNNLQDLESSLPSFPSKPLQALKGCFDVGEEDVNNTSPRDLDTDYGRSNNESSGPSGSLPQNAIAQQKKFLSGSLLPDNYPSSKKVFDGDRDYLQTRYSSERNHSGPLLYRQKRDNTNLPLVDDTSEGAVVQRKGRFKVTSADLSPMGQPNCVCVPVSGAPASPPNLNSVAAAILPSLQCILQQNSLQREELIKLIKYAEQSYGKNAESAEAVDSLQAPPVTNRERELYFQVVQLQQSLGTLVEELQRQKMKNLQLEKQLSSMANKVEK